The Nitrospirae bacterium CG2_30_53_67 genome has a window encoding:
- a CDS encoding formate dehydrogenase, whose protein sequence is MSLTRRDFLKLSGTTVTAGAIAGLSSSEAEARERENRIQGAAVTTTICPYCAVGCGMIVHTRDGKVVNIEGDPDHPINKGSLCSKGASLIQIVNNPKRVIRPMYRAPGASSWREVEWDWALNEIAKRIKKTRDETFVQTNDKGQLVNRCDGIAHVGSAALDNEECYLLQKWLRSIGLVYIEHQARI, encoded by the coding sequence ACAGCAGGCGCCATTGCAGGTTTGAGCTCGTCCGAGGCCGAGGCCAGGGAACGGGAGAACCGGATTCAGGGGGCAGCCGTGACCACTACGATCTGTCCCTATTGTGCGGTGGGGTGCGGGATGATCGTCCACACCAGGGATGGGAAGGTCGTGAATATCGAGGGGGATCCCGATCACCCCATCAACAAAGGCTCTCTTTGCTCCAAAGGCGCATCCCTGATTCAGATTGTGAACAATCCCAAACGGGTGATCCGGCCCATGTACCGGGCGCCGGGCGCAAGTTCATGGAGAGAAGTCGAATGGGACTGGGCCCTGAATGAGATCGCGAAAAGGATCAAGAAGACACGGGATGAGACCTTTGTGCAGACCAATGACAAGGGACAGCTTGTCAACCGCTGCGACGGCATCGCTCATGTGGGGAGTGCGGCCCTGGACAATGAGGAGTGTTACCTTCTGCAAAAATGGCTCCGCTCCATCGGGCTTGTCTACATCGAACATCAGGCCCGTATTTGA
- a CDS encoding formate dehydrogenase-N subunit alpha, which produces MTNHWIDIRNADVILIMGSNPAENHPISFKWITDAQDRGATVISVDPRFTRTSSKADIYAPIRSGSDIAFIAGMIRYILENDLYHRDYVRLYTNASFLVNEEFKMPGELDGVFSGYDPVSRKYDKSAWAFQTDERGVVRKDPALSDPHCVLELLKKHVSRYDPDTVSSITGTPRELLEKIYKVYASTGRPDRAATILYAMGWTQHTVGTQNIRAMAIVQLLLGNIGRAGGGVNALRGESNVQGSTDHGLLFDALPGYLKAPRASDTSLALYHEKYTLKTKEPMSANWWGNYPKYSVSLLKAAYGEAATPENDFGYAWLPKLDDTQDASWLTLFHEMAQGKFKGFFAWGQNPACSGSNAGKVRKALGKLDWMVNVNLFDNETGSFWRGPGVNPEEIKTEVFFLPCASSVEKEGSITNSGRWAQWRYAAVPPVGESMPDAEIVNQLYGRVKRLYEQEGGVFPDPVLKLAWDYGSGDTAGSPDKINTHRIAKEINGYFLKDKEIKGTLYKKGTLAPSFALLQEDGSTSSGNWLFCNSYTEEGNRMARRSVEDRSGIGLYPEWGWCWPVNRRIIYNRASVDEYGRPWDPARAVIEWKDEKWVGDVPDGAWPPLKKPDGALNPDSRNPFIMKPGGAAHIFGPDRNDGPFPEHYEPLECPIQENPMSSRHRINPTAKLFYVEDGKNAEDIFYSCDYRYPFVATTYRVSEHWQTGVMTRHQPWLLEMAPELFVEMSRELAADLGIRNGDRVKVTSARGEVKAVAMVTARFKPFKVMGNTVHQVGLPYHFGWQYPEDGSGGDSVNLLTPTIGDANTMIPETKAFMVNVEKL; this is translated from the coding sequence ATGACGAATCACTGGATCGACATCCGGAATGCCGATGTGATCCTGATCATGGGGAGCAACCCTGCCGAGAACCATCCCATCTCCTTTAAGTGGATCACGGATGCGCAGGATCGGGGCGCCACCGTGATCAGCGTGGACCCCAGGTTTACGCGCACCTCTTCCAAGGCCGACATCTATGCCCCGATCCGTTCCGGCTCCGACATCGCATTCATCGCGGGGATGATCCGCTATATCCTGGAAAACGATCTCTACCATAGAGATTATGTCCGCCTTTATACCAACGCCTCCTTCCTGGTGAACGAGGAATTCAAAATGCCCGGTGAACTGGACGGGGTCTTCTCGGGCTATGACCCGGTCTCCAGGAAATATGATAAATCCGCCTGGGCCTTTCAGACGGACGAACGGGGCGTTGTCAGGAAAGACCCGGCCCTGTCCGATCCCCACTGCGTGCTTGAGCTTCTGAAGAAGCACGTCTCCCGCTATGATCCGGACACGGTCTCCTCCATCACGGGCACGCCCAGGGAACTTCTTGAAAAGATCTACAAGGTCTACGCCTCCACAGGCCGGCCCGACAGGGCGGCCACCATCCTCTATGCCATGGGCTGGACCCAGCATACCGTGGGCACCCAGAACATCCGGGCCATGGCCATTGTCCAGCTCCTTCTCGGGAATATCGGACGAGCCGGGGGCGGAGTGAATGCGCTCCGCGGGGAGAGCAATGTGCAGGGATCCACCGACCACGGCCTTCTCTTTGATGCCCTCCCCGGATACCTCAAGGCCCCAAGGGCCTCGGATACGAGCCTTGCTCTTTACCATGAAAAATATACTCTCAAGACGAAGGAGCCCATGAGCGCGAACTGGTGGGGCAATTATCCGAAATATTCGGTGAGCCTCCTCAAGGCCGCGTACGGTGAGGCCGCAACACCGGAGAATGACTTCGGTTATGCCTGGCTCCCCAAGCTGGACGATACGCAGGATGCCTCGTGGCTTACGCTCTTTCATGAGATGGCGCAGGGGAAGTTCAAAGGCTTTTTCGCCTGGGGGCAGAACCCGGCCTGTTCCGGGTCCAATGCCGGCAAGGTGAGAAAGGCGCTCGGGAAGCTCGATTGGATGGTGAATGTCAATCTCTTCGATAATGAGACCGGCTCCTTCTGGCGGGGCCCGGGTGTGAATCCGGAGGAGATCAAGACCGAGGTCTTCTTTCTCCCCTGCGCCTCTTCGGTGGAGAAGGAGGGGAGCATCACCAACTCGGGGCGATGGGCGCAGTGGCGGTACGCCGCGGTTCCGCCCGTGGGAGAGTCCATGCCCGATGCCGAGATCGTGAACCAACTCTACGGCCGGGTCAAGAGACTTTATGAACAAGAGGGAGGGGTCTTTCCCGACCCTGTGCTCAAGCTCGCCTGGGATTATGGGTCCGGGGATACGGCAGGTTCGCCGGACAAGATCAACACGCACCGGATCGCGAAAGAAATCAACGGTTATTTCCTGAAAGATAAAGAGATTAAGGGGACGCTCTACAAGAAAGGGACGCTGGCGCCGAGCTTTGCCTTGCTTCAAGAGGACGGCTCCACCTCTTCGGGCAACTGGCTCTTTTGCAATTCCTATACTGAAGAGGGAAACCGGATGGCCCGGCGTTCAGTAGAAGACCGCTCAGGGATCGGGCTCTATCCGGAGTGGGGGTGGTGCTGGCCCGTGAACCGGAGGATCATCTACAACCGCGCCTCGGTGGACGAGTACGGCCGGCCGTGGGACCCGGCAAGGGCCGTCATTGAATGGAAGGATGAGAAGTGGGTCGGAGACGTGCCGGACGGGGCATGGCCTCCCCTGAAGAAGCCTGACGGCGCCCTCAACCCGGACTCCAGGAATCCCTTCATCATGAAGCCCGGAGGCGCGGCCCACATCTTCGGACCCGACAGAAACGACGGCCCCTTCCCCGAGCACTATGAGCCGCTGGAGTGCCCGATCCAGGAAAACCCCATGTCGAGCAGACATCGGATCAACCCTACGGCGAAACTTTTCTACGTGGAGGATGGGAAGAACGCCGAGGATATCTTCTACTCCTGTGATTACCGTTATCCCTTTGTGGCGACCACGTACCGTGTGAGCGAACACTGGCAGACCGGGGTCATGACCCGCCACCAGCCCTGGCTCCTGGAGATGGCGCCGGAACTCTTTGTGGAGATGAGCCGCGAACTCGCGGCCGATCTGGGGATCAGGAATGGAGACCGGGTCAAGGTCACCTCAGCACGCGGAGAGGTCAAGGCCGTAGCCATGGTTACGGCGCGCTTCAAGCCGTTCAAGGTCATGGGGAACACGGTGCATCAGGTGGGACTCCCTTACCACTTCGGATGGCAGTATCCCGAGGACGGGAGCGGCGGAGACAGCGTGAATCTGCTCACGCCCACCATCGGCGATGCGAACACCATGATCCCGGAGACCAAGGCGTTTATGGTGAATGTGGAGAAACTATAG